A single genomic interval of Saccharothrix saharensis harbors:
- a CDS encoding nuclear transport factor 2 family protein, protein MNAALRFKAAVEAGDIVGATEFFADDITFHSPVKFRPFEGIDTVRALFGVLQRTFEDFRYVGQYDGPDGHVLHFRTVVDGKQVEGIDLIELDADGRIGTFTVMIRPHSALTTVGEAVWAGLVADGVVS, encoded by the coding sequence GTGAACGCGGCACTGCGGTTCAAGGCGGCGGTCGAGGCGGGCGACATCGTCGGCGCGACGGAGTTCTTCGCCGACGACATCACGTTCCACAGCCCGGTGAAGTTCCGGCCGTTCGAGGGCATCGACACCGTGCGCGCGCTGTTCGGCGTGCTCCAGCGGACGTTCGAGGACTTCCGGTACGTCGGCCAGTACGACGGGCCCGACGGCCACGTGCTGCACTTCCGCACCGTGGTCGACGGCAAGCAGGTCGAGGGCATCGACCTGATCGAGCTCGACGCCGACGGCCGGATCGGCACGTTCACCGTGATGATCCGGCCGCACTCGGCGCTGACGACCGTCGGCGAGGCCGTGTGGGCGGGCCTGGTCGCCGACGGCGTCGTGTCGTGA
- a CDS encoding VOC family protein, whose protein sequence is MSVKIFVNLPVTDLAKSIEFFAALGFAHNPQFTDENASCVVFSDTVYAMLVTEPYFKTFTTKKIADAAATTEVIVSLALDSRERVDELADKALAAGGGFVKEPEDHGFMYGRSFEDLDGHVWNVFWMDESAAQ, encoded by the coding sequence ATGTCCGTGAAGATCTTCGTGAACCTGCCGGTGACCGACCTGGCCAAGTCGATCGAGTTCTTCGCCGCGCTCGGCTTCGCGCACAACCCGCAGTTCACCGACGAGAACGCGTCGTGCGTCGTGTTCAGCGACACCGTCTACGCGATGCTGGTCACCGAGCCGTACTTCAAGACCTTCACCACCAAGAAGATCGCGGACGCCGCCGCCACCACGGAGGTGATCGTGTCGCTGGCCTTGGACAGCCGCGAGCGGGTCGACGAGCTGGCGGACAAGGCGCTGGCCGCGGGCGGCGGGTTCGTCAAGGAGCCGGAGGACCACGGCTTCATGTACGGGCGCAGCTTCGAGGACCTCGACGGCCACGTGTGGAACGTGTTCTGGATGGACGAGTCCGCCGCGCAGTGA
- a CDS encoding NADPH-dependent 2,4-dienoyl-CoA reductase codes for MTAYPTLLQPLDLGFTTLRNRVLMGSMHTGMEDRAKDFDALAAYFAERARGGVALMVTGGFAPNRAGSLYPFASKLTTHREARRHRVVTQAVHEHDGKIALQLLHAGRYAYHPFSVSASPIKAPIGRFRPRALSDRGVRAQIDAFARATALAREAGYDGVEIMGSEGYFINQFLAPRTNKRTDRWGGSAEHRRRIAVEVVRRCREAAGPDFILVYRLSMIDLVEDGQTWDEVVALGQEVEAAGATIINTGIGWHEARVPTIVTSVPRAAFTNVTARLRPHVGIPVVTSNRINMPEVAEEVLARGDADMVSMARPFLADPDWVRKAESGRADEINACIACNQACLDHTFSMKRASCMVNPRAGNETTLRLLPTRRAKRVAVVGAGPAGLAAATALAERGHDVELFEADDDIGGQFAIARRIPGKEEFAETIRYFRRRIELTGVKLHLGARVTADDVAGFDEVVIATGVAPRVPAIPGVERALSYVDVVRHGAPVGDRVAVIGAGGIGVDVTEFLTHASSPALDVAEWRAEWGVTDPERVRGGVTAPRPTEPARQVYLLQRKESRIGKGLGKTTGWVHRAALAAKGVEQLTGVNYERIDDAGLHITFGPRRERPRVLDVDTVVVCAGQESVRDLVDALTGRGVVTHVIGGADVAAELDAKRAIDQGTRLAATI; via the coding sequence ATGACCGCCTACCCGACCCTGCTCCAGCCCCTGGACCTGGGCTTCACGACCCTGCGCAACCGGGTGCTCATGGGCTCGATGCACACCGGGATGGAGGACCGCGCCAAGGACTTCGACGCGCTGGCCGCCTACTTCGCCGAACGGGCGCGCGGCGGCGTCGCCCTCATGGTCACCGGCGGTTTCGCGCCCAACCGCGCGGGCTCGCTCTACCCGTTCGCGTCCAAGCTCACCACGCACCGCGAGGCGCGCCGCCACCGCGTGGTCACGCAGGCCGTGCACGAGCACGACGGCAAGATCGCCCTCCAGCTCCTGCACGCGGGCCGGTACGCCTACCACCCGTTCAGCGTGTCCGCCTCCCCGATCAAAGCCCCGATCGGCAGGTTCCGCCCCCGCGCGCTGTCGGACCGGGGCGTCCGGGCGCAGATCGACGCGTTCGCCCGCGCCACGGCGCTCGCCCGCGAGGCCGGGTACGACGGGGTCGAGATCATGGGCTCGGAGGGCTACTTCATCAACCAGTTCCTCGCGCCGCGCACCAACAAGCGCACCGATCGCTGGGGTGGCAGCGCGGAGCACCGGCGGCGGATCGCGGTCGAGGTCGTGCGCCGCTGCCGCGAGGCCGCCGGGCCGGACTTCATCCTGGTCTACCGCCTGTCGATGATCGACCTGGTCGAGGACGGCCAGACGTGGGACGAGGTGGTCGCGCTCGGCCAGGAGGTCGAGGCGGCCGGCGCGACGATCATCAACACCGGCATCGGCTGGCACGAGGCGCGCGTGCCGACGATCGTCACGTCCGTGCCGCGCGCGGCGTTCACGAACGTCACCGCCAGGCTGCGCCCGCACGTCGGCATCCCGGTGGTCACCTCGAACCGGATCAACATGCCGGAGGTCGCCGAGGAGGTGCTGGCGCGCGGTGACGCGGACATGGTGTCGATGGCGCGCCCGTTCCTGGCCGACCCGGACTGGGTGCGCAAGGCCGAGAGCGGCCGCGCCGACGAGATCAACGCGTGCATCGCCTGCAACCAGGCGTGCCTGGACCACACGTTCTCCATGAAGCGGGCGTCCTGCATGGTCAACCCGCGTGCGGGCAACGAGACCACGCTCCGGCTGCTGCCGACCCGCCGCGCGAAGCGGGTCGCCGTGGTCGGCGCGGGCCCGGCCGGCCTCGCCGCCGCGACCGCGCTGGCCGAACGCGGGCACGACGTGGAGCTGTTCGAGGCCGACGACGACATCGGCGGCCAGTTCGCCATCGCCCGTCGCATCCCGGGCAAGGAGGAGTTCGCCGAGACGATCCGCTACTTCCGGCGGCGGATCGAGCTGACCGGCGTGAAGCTGCACCTCGGTGCCCGGGTGACCGCCGACGACGTGGCCGGCTTCGACGAGGTCGTGATCGCCACCGGCGTCGCGCCGCGCGTGCCCGCCATCCCGGGCGTGGAACGCGCGCTGTCCTACGTGGACGTCGTCCGGCACGGCGCGCCGGTCGGCGACCGGGTCGCGGTGATCGGCGCGGGCGGGATCGGGGTGGACGTCACCGAGTTCCTGACCCACGCCTCCTCCCCCGCCCTCGACGTGGCCGAGTGGCGTGCCGAGTGGGGCGTCACCGACCCGGAGCGGGTCCGCGGCGGCGTCACCGCGCCCCGGCCCACCGAACCCGCGCGGCAGGTGTACCTGTTGCAGCGCAAGGAATCGCGGATCGGCAAGGGCCTGGGCAAGACCACCGGTTGGGTGCACCGGGCGGCGCTCGCGGCCAAGGGCGTCGAGCAGCTCACCGGCGTGAACTACGAGCGGATCGACGACGCGGGGTTGCACATCACCTTCGGGCCGCGACGCGAACGGCCGCGGGTGCTGGACGTCGACACGGTCGTGGTGTGCGCGGGCCAGGAGTCCGTGCGCGACCTGGTGGACGCGCTCACCGGCCGCGGCGTCGTCACGCACGTCATCGGCGGCGCGGACGTCGCCGCCGAGCTCGACGCGAAACGCGCCATCGACCAGGGCACGCGACTCGCGGCCACGATCTGA
- a CDS encoding M28 family peptidase codes for MSLRRTTTAASALLLAAALLSPPVATAAPVGAVAVPDIPVANVQAHLNDLQTIATNNGGNRAHGRPGYLASVNHVKAKLDAAGYQTSVQQFTSSGATGYNLIADWPGGDPNDVLMLGGHLDSVSAGPGINDNGTGSAGLLEVALTVARQSFAPRKHIRFGWWGAEELGLIGSTYYVNNLPTTERSRIKAYLNFDMIGSPNPGYFVYSASGQPTGSLELQQTLQAGFSVPTELTSVGGRSDHAAFARAGIPVGGTFTGAETTKTSAQAQKWGGTAGVAFDRCYHRSCDTTSNVDVTALDRNSDAIAYALWTLAGSGGTPPGPRFENLTDVTIPDLSTVESPITVSGVAGNAPSALAVGVDITHTYRGDLVIDLIAPDGSAYRVKSSSSDSGDNVVTTYTVNASAEVANGTWKLRVQDVASADTGRINGWSLQF; via the coding sequence ATGTCCTTGCGAAGGACGACGACCGCGGCGAGCGCCCTGTTGCTCGCCGCGGCCCTGCTCAGCCCACCGGTCGCGACCGCGGCCCCGGTGGGCGCGGTGGCCGTGCCGGACATCCCGGTGGCCAACGTCCAGGCGCACCTGAACGACCTGCAGACCATCGCGACCAACAACGGCGGCAACCGGGCGCACGGCCGACCCGGCTACCTGGCGTCGGTCAACCACGTCAAGGCGAAGCTCGACGCGGCCGGGTACCAGACGTCCGTGCAGCAGTTCACCAGCAGCGGCGCGACCGGGTACAACCTGATCGCGGACTGGCCGGGCGGCGACCCGAACGACGTGCTGATGCTCGGCGGGCACCTCGACAGCGTCAGCGCCGGTCCGGGCATCAACGACAACGGCACCGGCTCGGCCGGCCTGCTGGAGGTCGCGCTGACCGTGGCGCGGCAGAGCTTCGCGCCGCGCAAGCACATCCGGTTCGGGTGGTGGGGTGCGGAAGAGCTCGGCCTGATCGGCTCGACCTACTACGTGAACAACCTGCCGACGACCGAGCGGTCGAGGATCAAGGCTTACCTGAACTTCGACATGATCGGCTCGCCGAACCCTGGTTACTTCGTCTACAGCGCCTCCGGTCAGCCGACCGGGTCGCTCGAGCTGCAGCAGACGTTGCAGGCGGGCTTCAGCGTGCCGACCGAGCTGACCTCGGTGGGTGGGCGGTCCGACCACGCGGCGTTCGCGCGGGCGGGCATCCCGGTCGGCGGCACGTTCACCGGCGCGGAGACCACCAAGACCTCGGCGCAGGCGCAGAAGTGGGGCGGCACGGCGGGCGTCGCGTTCGACCGCTGCTACCACCGCTCGTGCGACACGACCAGCAACGTCGACGTCACCGCGTTGGACCGCAACAGCGACGCCATCGCCTACGCGCTGTGGACGCTGGCCGGTTCGGGCGGCACCCCGCCGGGTCCGCGGTTCGAGAACCTCACCGACGTGACGATCCCCGACCTGAGCACGGTCGAGAGCCCGATCACGGTGTCCGGCGTGGCGGGCAACGCGCCGTCGGCGCTGGCGGTGGGCGTGGACATCACCCACACCTACCGGGGTGACCTGGTGATCGACCTGATCGCGCCGGACGGCTCGGCGTACCGGGTGAAGAGCTCCAGCAGCGACAGCGGGGACAACGTCGTGACGACGTACACGGTGAACGCGTCCGCCGAGGTCGCCAACGGCACGTGGAAGCTGCGCGTGCAGGACGTCGCGTCCGCGGACACCGGTCGGATCAACGGCTGGTCCCTGCAGTTCTGA
- a CDS encoding glycosyl hydrolase family 18 protein, with protein sequence MQSPARSRWGAAGLALATAAAGLAVTVAAAPAAQATTLPNGFKSVGYLPSWAGSVNAVQYTKLTHINYAFALPNPNGTLQAIPDPGKLSSLVTLAHNNGVRVSLAIGGWNDGNDSAFEALAANATSRTTFVNSVVNAVNQYNLDGVDIDWEYPDPGASATNFTALMGQLSTAMHSRGKLLTAAVVSGGGTAEGVQTAVFGHVDWLNIMAYDGGSPHANYDWSIGTVNYWKSRGLPAAKAVLGVPFYSRPTYYTYAQLVAMDPANANRDCVTVSGVQQCYNGVPTIKRKTQWAVANAGGVMNWELSQDTTGSTSLVSAIYDTVMGGTTPPGRTGPITGIAGKCVDVAGAATANGTAVQLWTCNGTAAQSWTVASDGSLRALGKCMDVSGAGTANGTVVQLWDCNGTGAQKWQAASDGTLRNPASGRCLDATGPSSADGTRLQIWDCFAASNQVWRLPA encoded by the coding sequence ATGCAGTCCCCCGCACGATCACGGTGGGGCGCCGCGGGCCTCGCCCTCGCCACCGCCGCGGCCGGCCTCGCGGTGACCGTCGCCGCCGCACCGGCCGCCCAGGCCACCACCCTGCCCAACGGCTTCAAGAGCGTCGGCTACCTGCCGTCCTGGGCGGGCAGCGTGAACGCCGTCCAGTACACCAAGCTCACCCACATCAACTACGCGTTCGCCCTGCCCAACCCGAACGGCACGCTCCAGGCCATCCCCGACCCCGGCAAGCTCTCGTCCCTGGTCACCCTGGCCCACAACAACGGCGTGCGCGTCTCGCTCGCCATCGGCGGCTGGAACGACGGCAACGACTCGGCGTTCGAGGCCCTCGCCGCCAACGCCACCAGCCGCACCACGTTCGTCAACAGCGTCGTCAACGCCGTGAACCAGTACAACCTCGACGGCGTCGACATCGACTGGGAATACCCCGACCCCGGCGCGTCCGCGACCAACTTCACCGCCCTCATGGGACAGCTCAGCACCGCCATGCACAGCCGCGGCAAGCTCCTCACCGCCGCCGTCGTCTCCGGCGGCGGCACCGCGGAAGGCGTCCAGACCGCCGTGTTCGGCCACGTCGACTGGCTCAACATCATGGCCTACGACGGCGGCAGCCCCCACGCCAACTACGACTGGTCCATCGGCACCGTCAACTACTGGAAGTCGCGCGGCCTGCCCGCCGCCAAGGCCGTGCTCGGCGTGCCGTTCTACAGCCGGCCGACCTACTACACCTACGCGCAACTGGTCGCCATGGACCCGGCCAACGCCAACCGCGACTGCGTCACCGTCAGCGGCGTGCAGCAGTGCTACAACGGCGTACCCACGATCAAGCGCAAGACCCAGTGGGCCGTGGCCAACGCGGGCGGCGTGATGAACTGGGAGCTGTCGCAGGACACCACCGGCAGCACCTCCCTGGTCAGCGCCATCTACGACACCGTCATGGGCGGCACCACCCCGCCCGGCCGCACCGGCCCCATCACCGGCATCGCGGGCAAGTGCGTCGACGTGGCCGGTGCCGCCACGGCCAACGGCACCGCCGTGCAGCTGTGGACGTGCAACGGCACCGCCGCGCAGAGCTGGACCGTCGCCTCCGACGGCTCGCTGCGCGCCCTCGGCAAGTGCATGGACGTCTCCGGCGCGGGCACCGCCAACGGCACCGTCGTCCAGCTGTGGGACTGCAACGGCACGGGCGCGCAGAAGTGGCAGGCCGCCTCCGACGGCACCCTGCGCAACCCCGCCTCGGGCCGCTGCCTCGACGCCACCGGCCCCAGCTCGGCCGACGGCACCCGGCTGCAGATCTGGGACTGCTTCGCGGCGTCCAACCAGGTCTGGCGGCTCCCCGCCTGA
- a CDS encoding DNA polymerase domain-containing protein, translating into MGEERDGVALTNLDQPLFDGADATKGDLVDYLDAVADRIIPGLAGRPLSVVRVRPGQEPFTQKNLPKYTPPWVRSVSLWAETSKREIRYALCEDRRTLLWFANQRAVEYHVTLAPADAFDRPDHLVLDLDPPEGAGFDVVVAAAKLVRRALADDGLSGVVKTSGSKGVHVFVPVTGVDHDVAAATRALAARAERLDLELATTAFIKDDRGGRVFLDSTRAYGATVAAAYSPRIRPGATVSFPVGWDDLDSVTPADFTVRTAPALLGDDDPWHSRMPAPQELPEDLVAEGHTIPVARVQAMHEGKRRARAQRARQ; encoded by the coding sequence ATGGGTGAAGAGCGGGACGGCGTGGCGCTGACCAACCTCGACCAGCCGTTGTTCGACGGCGCCGACGCGACCAAGGGCGACCTCGTCGACTACCTCGACGCGGTGGCGGACCGGATCATCCCCGGCCTGGCGGGTCGACCGCTGTCGGTCGTGCGGGTGCGGCCGGGCCAGGAGCCGTTCACGCAGAAGAACCTGCCCAAGTACACGCCGCCGTGGGTGCGCTCGGTGTCACTGTGGGCGGAGACGTCCAAGCGGGAGATCCGGTACGCGCTGTGCGAGGACCGGCGCACGCTGCTGTGGTTCGCCAACCAGCGCGCGGTGGAGTACCACGTGACACTGGCGCCCGCCGACGCGTTCGACCGGCCCGACCACCTGGTGCTCGACCTCGACCCGCCGGAGGGCGCGGGGTTCGACGTGGTCGTGGCGGCGGCGAAGCTGGTGCGGCGGGCGTTGGCCGACGACGGGCTCTCGGGCGTGGTGAAGACCAGCGGTTCCAAGGGCGTGCACGTGTTCGTGCCGGTGACCGGCGTCGACCACGACGTGGCCGCCGCGACCCGGGCGTTGGCGGCACGGGCCGAACGGCTCGACCTGGAGCTGGCGACCACCGCGTTCATCAAGGACGACCGGGGCGGCCGGGTGTTCCTCGACTCGACGCGGGCCTACGGCGCGACCGTGGCCGCCGCCTACAGCCCCCGCATCCGGCCGGGCGCCACCGTGTCGTTCCCGGTCGGCTGGGACGACCTCGACTCCGTGACGCCGGCCGACTTCACCGTGCGGACCGCGCCCGCGCTGCTCGGCGACGACGACCCGTGGCACTCGCGGATGCCCGCACCGCAGGAGCTGCCCGAGGACCTGGTGGCCGAGGGGCACACCATCCCGGTGGCCCGCGTCCAGGCCATGCACGAGGGCAAGCGCCGGGCACGCGCCCAGCGCGCCCGACAGTGA
- a CDS encoding PadR family transcriptional regulator produces the protein MALEHAILVSLDERAGSGYELAQRFEKSIGFFWAATHQQIYRTLKRMVDLGWVSCHEVAQDGRPDKKVYEVAAAGRDELARWLAAPGEPETIRHDLSVKVRGASSGDAGALLREVARHRDLHTERLDVYLAIEKKDFPDPSALSGRRLHQYLVLRGGIRAERALVEWCDEVLAAMREDDRR, from the coding sequence ATGGCGTTGGAGCACGCGATCCTCGTGTCGCTGGACGAGCGCGCGGGCTCGGGCTACGAGCTGGCCCAGCGGTTCGAGAAGTCCATCGGCTTCTTCTGGGCCGCCACCCACCAGCAGATCTACCGCACGCTCAAGCGCATGGTGGACCTCGGCTGGGTGTCCTGCCACGAGGTCGCCCAGGACGGCCGGCCGGACAAGAAGGTCTACGAGGTCGCCGCGGCCGGCCGGGACGAGCTGGCCCGCTGGCTGGCCGCGCCCGGCGAGCCGGAGACCATCCGGCACGACCTGTCGGTGAAGGTGCGGGGCGCGTCGTCGGGCGACGCGGGGGCGTTGCTCCGCGAGGTCGCCCGGCACCGCGACCTGCACACCGAACGCCTCGACGTCTACCTCGCCATCGAGAAGAAGGACTTCCCGGACCCGTCGGCCCTGTCCGGCCGGCGGTTGCACCAGTACCTCGTCCTGCGCGGCGGCATCCGGGCCGAGCGCGCGCTGGTCGAGTGGTGCGACGAGGTGCTGGCCGCGATGCGAGAGGACGACCGGCGATGA
- a CDS encoding HD domain-containing protein yields MDFIFTRPDSRAAAAALEVCHEYAEPWLLNHSSRAYSWAVAHASAVDIPHDGELLYVAALLHDLALTPPFDSHTLPFEEAGGHVAWVFAAGAGWGRVRRDRLAEVIVLHMRDDVPADDDPESHLLQVAVSADVCGRGLDRFPEDVVDAVLTRYPRLGFPDAFLLRAEDQAQRKPRCAAAGLMRDGWAQRVRSNPLDAPGR; encoded by the coding sequence GTGGACTTCATCTTCACCCGGCCCGACTCGAGGGCCGCCGCGGCAGCCTTGGAGGTGTGCCACGAGTACGCCGAACCCTGGTTGCTGAACCACTCGTCGCGCGCTTACTCGTGGGCCGTCGCGCACGCGTCCGCCGTGGACATCCCCCACGACGGCGAGCTGCTGTACGTGGCCGCGCTCCTGCACGACCTCGCGCTCACCCCACCGTTCGACAGCCACACGCTGCCGTTCGAGGAGGCGGGCGGGCACGTGGCGTGGGTGTTCGCGGCCGGTGCCGGGTGGGGACGGGTGCGGCGCGACCGGTTGGCCGAGGTCATCGTGCTGCACATGCGGGACGACGTGCCCGCCGACGACGACCCGGAGAGCCACCTGTTGCAGGTCGCGGTGAGCGCCGACGTGTGCGGGCGCGGGCTGGACCGGTTCCCGGAAGACGTGGTGGACGCGGTGCTGACCCGCTACCCCAGGCTCGGGTTCCCCGACGCGTTCCTGCTCCGGGCCGAGGACCAGGCCCAGCGCAAGCCGCGGTGCGCCGCCGCCGGGCTGATGCGCGACGGCTGGGCGCAACGCGTGCGGAGCAACCCGCTGGACGCGCCCGGCCGGTGA
- a CDS encoding AfsR/SARP family transcriptional regulator — translation MAVVLRLLGEVCAEVDGRPVDLGAPRQRCVLVALAVDAGRAVPVDRLVERVWGAQVARRARATLHSYISRLRRALAGAHGVVIVHRSGGYALVADAVVDLHRFRELCGGDDVRALTEALALWRGEALTGLAGEWVQAVRDRLRQERSAAEHDLVDARLRAGQGAELVAELSARAARHPLDERVAGQYLLALHRAGRTPDALAHYREVRARLVEELGTEPGVALRELHRRLLAADPALTASPARAAVVPRQLPAAPVPFVGRRDELGRLDVTCTAPTVGISAIVGAGGIGKTWLALHWAHRRLDRFPDGQLFVDLLGDERAPMDPVVAVRGFLDALGVDRQPTDPHARAALFRSLVAGRRMLLVLDNAADTAQVTPLLPGGRSCAVVVTSRRSLPGLIVGHGAAHVPLDVLSGTESHAFLVARLGAARVCREPAAVEELVELCGGVPLALGIAAGHACTRPRVPLGSLAAELRSTDLRSTDLCSTDLAGPGEPPATPPRTHHRPTRDQGRLVALPALTPAHSRPDHRSTAPEPSYATHHHR, via the coding sequence GTGGCGGTGGTGTTGCGTCTGCTGGGGGAGGTGTGCGCCGAGGTCGACGGGCGACCGGTGGACCTGGGCGCGCCCAGGCAGCGGTGCGTGCTGGTGGCCCTGGCGGTCGACGCGGGCCGGGCGGTGCCGGTGGACCGGCTGGTCGAGCGGGTCTGGGGCGCGCAGGTCGCCAGACGGGCGCGGGCCACGTTGCACAGCTACATCTCGCGGTTGCGGCGGGCGCTGGCGGGTGCGCACGGCGTGGTGATCGTGCACCGGTCGGGCGGCTACGCCCTGGTCGCCGACGCGGTGGTGGACCTGCACCGGTTCCGCGAGCTGTGCGGCGGCGACGACGTCCGTGCGCTGACCGAGGCGTTGGCGCTGTGGCGCGGCGAGGCGTTGACCGGCCTGGCCGGCGAGTGGGTGCAGGCCGTGCGCGACCGGCTGCGGCAGGAGCGGTCGGCCGCCGAGCACGACCTGGTGGACGCCCGGCTGCGGGCCGGGCAGGGCGCGGAGCTGGTGGCCGAGCTGTCCGCGCGTGCCGCGCGGCACCCGTTGGACGAGCGGGTGGCGGGCCAGTACCTGCTCGCCCTGCACCGGGCCGGGCGGACGCCGGACGCCCTGGCGCACTACCGGGAGGTCCGCGCCCGGTTGGTGGAGGAGCTGGGCACCGAGCCGGGCGTCGCGCTGCGGGAGCTGCACCGGCGGCTGCTGGCCGCCGACCCGGCGCTCACCGCGTCACCGGCGCGGGCCGCGGTGGTGCCCCGCCAGCTGCCGGCCGCGCCCGTGCCGTTCGTCGGCCGCCGGGACGAGCTGGGCCGGCTCGACGTCACGTGCACGGCCCCCACGGTCGGGATCTCCGCCATCGTCGGCGCCGGTGGCATCGGCAAGACGTGGCTGGCGCTGCACTGGGCGCACCGGCGGCTGGACCGGTTCCCCGACGGCCAGTTGTTCGTGGACCTGCTCGGTGACGAACGCGCGCCGATGGACCCGGTGGTGGCGGTGCGCGGGTTCCTCGACGCGCTCGGCGTGGACCGGCAGCCGACCGATCCGCACGCCCGCGCCGCCCTGTTCCGCAGCCTGGTCGCCGGGCGGCGGATGCTGCTGGTGCTGGACAACGCCGCCGACACCGCCCAGGTCACGCCGCTGCTGCCGGGCGGCCGGTCGTGCGCGGTGGTCGTGACCAGCCGCCGCAGCCTGCCGGGGCTGATCGTCGGCCACGGTGCCGCGCACGTGCCGCTGGACGTGCTGTCCGGGACGGAGTCGCACGCGTTCCTGGTCGCGCGGCTGGGCGCGGCGCGGGTGTGCCGGGAGCCGGCGGCGGTGGAGGAGTTGGTGGAGTTGTGCGGCGGGGTGCCGTTGGCGCTGGGGATCGCGGCGGGACACGCCTGCACCCGACCCCGCGTGCCGCTGGGCAGTCTGGCCGCCGAACTGCGCTCGACCGACCTGCGTTCAACCGACCTGTGCTCGACCGACCTGGCCGGCCCGGGCGAACCACCGGCCACCCCGCCCCGCACCCACCACCGGCCCACCCGCGACCAGGGGCGGCTGGTGGCCCTGCCCGCGCTGACCCCGGCGCACAGCCGACCGGACCACCGCTCCACCGCCCCGGAACCCTCCTACGCCACACACCACCACCGCTGA
- a CDS encoding TetR/AcrR family transcriptional regulator — MASEDQGVDLLWGSRDKPARPPRLALTVDRIAAAAIEVADAEGLGAVSMQQVAARLDVTKMALYRHVASKAELVAVMIESAVGEPPDLRSVPGGWRPGLVRWAELMRRTWQRHPWLPAATTGERLTGPREVGWTESAVATLDGTGLDGGERMDAVFLLSGHIRNTQSAATAGTQPWTAEKRLRTILHDHRDRFPALHEAARSIDDEPRDNGWRFGLGRILDGLEVLIATRRNPTA; from the coding sequence ATGGCGAGCGAGGACCAGGGCGTGGACTTGCTGTGGGGTTCGCGTGACAAGCCCGCCCGGCCACCCCGGCTCGCGCTGACCGTCGACCGCATCGCCGCCGCGGCGATCGAGGTGGCCGACGCGGAAGGCCTGGGTGCGGTGTCCATGCAGCAGGTCGCGGCCCGGTTGGACGTGACCAAGATGGCGCTGTACCGGCACGTGGCGAGCAAGGCGGAACTGGTCGCGGTGATGATCGAGTCGGCCGTCGGCGAGCCGCCGGACCTGCGGTCGGTGCCGGGCGGGTGGCGGCCCGGGCTGGTCCGGTGGGCCGAGCTGATGCGCCGGACCTGGCAGCGCCACCCGTGGCTGCCCGCCGCGACCACGGGCGAGCGGCTGACCGGACCGCGCGAGGTGGGCTGGACGGAGTCGGCCGTGGCCACCCTCGACGGCACGGGCCTGGACGGCGGTGAGCGGATGGACGCGGTGTTCCTGCTCAGCGGGCACATCCGCAACACGCAGTCGGCCGCGACGGCGGGTACGCAGCCCTGGACTGCGGAGAAGCGACTGCGGACGATCCTGCACGACCACCGCGACCGGTTCCCGGCACTGCACGAGGCGGCGCGGTCGATCGACGACGAGCCCCGCGACAACGGCTGGCGATTCGGCCTGGGCCGCATCCTGGACGGCCTGGAAGTCCTGATCGCCACCCGCCGGAACCCCACCGCCTGA